A window from Podospora bellae-mahoneyi strain CBS 112042 chromosome 1 map unlocalized CBS112042p_1, whole genome shotgun sequence encodes these proteins:
- a CDS encoding uncharacterized protein (EggNog:ENOG503NVMX; COG:G; CAZy:GH31) — protein sequence MAFNSTLASAELFAGNSITWDHQSLEPGTSKLPTASSESRAGLDLEDARVSSHLGLGLDFGQDYFKVEVLVFVAALSLGFKLYNRRVPRQGILSKATSLLATMALLTSISLLLTSSLLPSGTSGHKGPPVVPAKFLQTASPTTSSVPQFTVPASADKGKDVEANIDDPLAANPQLVCPGYSASNVQNTKNGFTADLDLAGPACNVYGNDIEHLSLLVEFQANDRVHLQIEPRYISKENETWFRLPEVLIPKPQNDPLCEEHNSDFVVSWSNDPTFSFTVKRKATDDTLFTTEGSKLIYEDQFIEFVSPLPESYNLYGLGEVIHGFRLGNNLTRTLFAADVGNDIDWNIYGSHPIYHDTRYFTTDESGKLTYVPYANDKKARYTSYTHGVYLRNAHPQEVLLRQPGITWRTLGGSIDLYFYSGPRAEDVTTKYQESAVGLPAMQQYWTLGYHQCRWGYTGWQRLQEVIDNFAKFEIPLETVWADIDYMKKYRDFENDQDTWNYTEGEEFMNRLHKNHQHWVPIVDSAIYAPNPEDEEDRYPTYERGLEADAFVKNPDGSIYYGAVWPGYTVFPDWVGAVLGEAGTIDWWIDEISRWSKNISFDGIWIDMSEVASFCVGSCGTGNLTLNPAHPPFKLPGEPGNLVLRYPEGFAKTNETEAISATKAIITQSYGPTATAVPTVTTTTTTKNIYRSTPTPGARNINWPPYVINNYHGDIGVHALSPNSTHNGGYLEYDFHNLFGHQVLNATYSALLQVQKGVRPFIIGRGTFAGSGKWAGHWGGDNEALWAFLYFSIPQALSFSIFGFPMFGVDTCGFNGNTNYELCSRWMQLSAFFPFYRNHNAMGAIDQEPYRWSSVIDATKSAMAIRYALLPYMYTLMAQASLAGSTVMRALAWEFPNEPWLADADRQFMLGDAIMVTPCLEQGADTVKGVFPGVGEGEVWYDWYTKGNVSSGVGPGENVTIGAELGHIPVYVRGGKVVPLQEPGMTTAESRQNPWGLLVGLDGTGWAEGKLYLDDGVSLEPEEVSWISFTASNNFLKVEPLGNYPDTNPLRNATVMGLEHEPKQVWLDGEVLEQEHWSYDAGRCVLELSELKEKFSGGAWVQGWEITWE from the exons ATGGCTTTCAACAGTACCTTGGCTTCGGCCGAGTTGTTTGCCGGTAACAGTATCACCTGGGACCATCAGAGTTTGGAGCCAGGAACCAGCAAGCTCCCAACTGCTTCTTCCGAGTCACGGGCCGGTCTAGACTTGGAAGATGCTCGCGTATCCTCACATCTGGGTCTGGGGCTCGACTTCGGCCAGGACTATTTCAAGGTGGAAGTCCTCGTCTTTGTCGCTGCTCTTAGTTTGGGCTTCAAATTGTACAACCGCAGGGTTCCCAGACAAGGCATCCTTTCCAAAGCCACTTCGTTGCTAGCCACCATGGCTTTGCTTACTTCGATATCGCTCCTTTTGACCTCATCGTTGCTGCCGAGTGGTACTTCTGGGCACAAGGGCCCACCAGTGGTCCCGGCCAAGTTTCTTCAGACGGCgtctcccaccaccagctcagTCCCACAGTTCACAGTCCCTGCGTCTGCCGACAAAGGGAAGGACGTTGAAGCCAACATAGACGACCCCCTTGCCGCTAACCCGCAGCTGGTATGTCCTGGGTACTCTGCATCCAACGTCCAAAACACGAAAAACGGGTTTACTGCCGATCTTGACCTAGCCGGCCCAGCATGCAACGTCTACGGCAACGACATCGAGCACCTCTCCTTACTGGTGGAGTTTCAGGCCAACGATAGGGTTCACCTTCAGATTGAGCCACGGTACATCTCGAAGGAGAATGAAACGTGGTTCAGATTACCCGAAGTGTTGATACCAAAACCTCAAAACGATCCTCTTTGCGAGGAGCACAACAGCGACTTTGTGGTCTCGTGGTCAAACGACCCGACGTTCTCCTTCACGGTGAAGCGAAAGGCAACTGACGACACGCTCTTTACAACCGAGGGGAGCAAGCTCATCTACGAAGATCAGTTCATCGAGTTTGTGTCCCCTCTGCCCGAGAGCTACAACCTGTATGGTCTCGGTGAAGTTATTCATGGCTTCCGCTTGGGCAACAATCTCACCA GGACACTCTTTGCGGCAGATGTTGGCAACGACATCGACTGGAACATCTATGGCAGTCATCCTATCTATCATGACACAAGATACTTCACCACCGATGAGTCGGGAAAATTGACATATGTGCCTTATGCCAACGACAAGAAGGCCAGGTACACATCGTATACACATGGTGTCTATCTTCGCAACGCTCATCCACAAGAGGTGCTTCTGCGGCAACCTGGTATTACTTGGAGAACACTCGGTGGCAGCATCGATCTCTATTTTTACAGCGGTCCTCGGGCTGAAGATGTCACGACCAAGTACCAAGAGAGCGCTGTTGGCCTTCCGGCTATGCAGCAGTACTGGACTTTGGGATACCATCAGTGCCGCTGGGGCTATACTGGCTGGCAACGTTTGCAAGAGGTTATTGACAACTTTGCAAAGTTTGAGATTCCGCTTGAGACGGTCTGGG CTGATATCGACTACATGAAGAAGTACCGTGACTTTGAAAACGACCAAGATACCTGGAACTACACCGAAGGAGAGGAGTTCATGAACAGGCTTCACAAGAATCACCAGCACTGGGTTCCCATTGTTGACTCTGCCATCTATGCTCCTAACccagaggatgaggaagatcgCTATCCTACCTATGAGCGGGGGCTGGAGGCAGATGCCTTTGTGAAGAATCCTGATGGGTCGATTTACTATGGGGCTGTGTGGCCTGGTTACACGGTTTTTCCTGACTGGGTTGGTGCTGTGCTTGGTGAGGCTGGGACTATCGACTGGTGGATTGATGAGATTTCCAGGTGGAGCAAGAATATCTCG TTCGATGGTATCTGGATCGACATGTCCGAAGTTGCCTCCTTCTGCGTTGGCAGCTGCGGCACCGGAAACTTGACACTCAATCCTGCCCATCCGCCCTTCAAGCTGCCCGGTGAGCCTGGTAATCTTGTCTTGAGATACCCCGAAGGCTTCGCGAAGACAAACGAAACCGAAGCCATCTCAGCGACAAAGGCGATCATCACCCAGAGCTACGGGCCAACCGCGACCGCCGTCCCCACcgtcaccacaaccacaacaacgaAGAATATCTACCGGAGCACACCCACTCCTGGCGCAAGAAACATCAACTGGCCCCCGTACGTGATCAACAACTATCATGGCGACATAGGAGTCCACGCCCTGAGCCCGAACTCGACGCATAATGGCGGCTATCTCGAGTACGATTTCCACAACCTCTTCGGTCATCAAGTCCTCAACGCGACCTACTCAGCTCTGCTCCAAGTCCAAAAGGGCGTCCGCCCCTTCATCATCGGCCGCGGCACCTTCGCCGGCTCAGGCAAGTGGGCTGGCCACTGGGGCGGTGACAATGAGGCCCTCTGGGCATTTTTGTACTTTAGCATCCCGCAAGCATtgtccttctccatctttgGCTTCCCCATGTTTGGGGTCGACACGTGCGGCTTCAACGGCAACACAAACTATGAGCTCTGCTCGCGGTGGATGCAGCTCAGCGCGTTTTTTCCCTTTTATCGGAATCACAATGCGATGGGGGCGATTGACCAGGAGCCGTACAGGTGGAGCAGTGTGATTGACGCTACCAAGTCGGCGATGGCGATACGGTATGCGCTGCTGCCGTATATGTACACGCTCATGGCCCAGGCTTCTCTCGCTGGCAGCACCGTCATGCGTGCTCTTGCGTGGGAGTTTCCCAATGAGCCGTGGCttgctgatgctgacagGCAGTTCATGTTGGGGGATGCGATTATGGTTACGCCTTGTTTGGAGCAGGGGGCAGATACGGTGAAGGGGGTTTTCCccggggtgggagagggggaggtgtggtATGATTGGTATACCAAGGGGAACGTGAGTTCTGGGGTTGGACCCGGGGAGAATGTCACTATTGGGGCGGAGTTGGGGCATATTCCTGTCTATGTGAGGGGTGGGAAGGTTGTTCCGTTGCAGGAGCCTGGAATGACTACAGCGGAGAGTAGGCAGAATCCTTGGGGACTGTTGGTGGGATTGGATGGGACCGGATGGGCGGAGGGGAAGTTGTAtttggatgatggggtcagtctggagccggaggaggtgagCTGGATTTCG TTTACTGCCTCGAACAACTTCCTCAAGGTCGAGCCGCTGGGTAACTACCCggacaccaacccccttcgCAACGCCACGGTCATGGGTCTGGAGCACGAGCCCAAGCAGGTGTGgcttgatggtgaggtgctggagcaggagcatTGGAGTTATGATGCAGGGAGGTGTGTGTTGGAGTTGTCTGAGCTGAAGGAGAAGTTTTCTGGTGGTGCTTGGGTGCAGGGGTGGGAGATTACTTGGGAGTAG